Proteins from a genomic interval of Centroberyx gerrardi isolate f3 chromosome 23, fCenGer3.hap1.cur.20231027, whole genome shotgun sequence:
- the ajuba gene encoding LIM domain-containing protein ajuba, which produces MDRPISKLLEKLKLTDSGSVKFNSSKKKHDSANNSNNSNGNIGISGGGGGGSGLPPAPNSAAASPSRPGQFSLASATATEACVPASGRGAGGGGIGVSSSQLLSPPPTSSTVGPVPSDAEQPLHPSTLAPLRRRSPQQRASCYLGEGVDSHLRRESGLGPECDPLGAFGSKASLNQRRYSLELQQLVRRQQLLSQPPPLSVPPPYPTATGYGSAPRAGGGGLAEAGYLSEPERHKRLSLQEALFYKRLSTGSELWESTRPASLSHPPHRPSDVTGGGGGGFFYPPGPTLSPCSSFSLQESVLVSPRSSFASSTASGGGGGSPMGSRCSSNRTSGISLGYDSRYSASGGLPPQQPFSSLQTGGSTAGYGGPGRAGAPTAEAWTHYLEGGVPPGAHDSRHSYPPAVGSPAAACYQAGPDWWEEQRAGARGEEGGVTGERARYSDLPGTRYQEELTRLLLRDAVLEGEGLLGGLMLKEQPPPIKAISKPTATTLVPASAGGPVKSQEDPGAGREATENRQEFFGTCVKCGKGVYGADNACQALDNLYHTRCFTCVSCGRTLRNKDFYNVNGSVYCKEDYMFSGFQAAAEKCSVCGHLILEQILQALGNSYHPGCFRCVVCSKALDGVPFTVDHHSNIYCVADYNKTFAPKCAACLQPILPTEGSEEILRVVSMNKDYHFECYHCEECGKQLSDKPGSQCFPLDSHLLCHSCHMTRVCATHNIPPHNTH; this is translated from the exons ATGGACCGACCAATAAGCAAGTTATTGGAAAAGTTAAAGCTAACGGACTCGGGCAGTGTGAAATTCAACAGttcaaagaaaaaacatgacTCGGCCAACAACTCTAATAACAGCAATGGCAACATTGGCATCTCTGGAGGCGGCGGTGGGGGCAGCGGTCTGCCACCAGCTCCCAACTCTGCAGCTGCCTCGCCCTCAAGACCCGGCCAGTTCTCGCTTGCCTCTGCAACCGCAACCGAGGCATGTGTTCCAGCGagtgggagaggagcaggaggcggAGGGATAGGAGTGtcctcctctcagctcctcaGCCCACCTCCGACTTCCTCCACGGTGGGCCCCGTACCTTCAGATGCTGAGCAACCGCTCCACCCTTCCACCTTAGCCCCGCTGAGGCGGCGCTCCCCCCAGCAGCGCGCCTCCTGCTACCTGGGCGAAGGCGTGGACTCCCACCTGAGGCGTGAGTCGGGCCTGGGCCCCGAGTGCGACCCCTTGGGAGCGTTTGGCTCCAAGGCGTCCCTGAACCAGCGgcggtactccctggagctccagcagCTGGTCAGACGACAGCAGCTCCTCTCCCAGCCTCCGCCTCTCTCTGTGCCCCCGCCGTACCCCACCGCCACAGGGTACGGGTCGGCTCCTAGGGCCGGCGGGGGCGGCCTGGCCGAGGCCGGCTACCTCTCCGAGCCGGAGAGGCACAAAcgcctctctctccaggaggCTCTGTTCTACAAACGCCTGAGCACGGGCAGCGAGCTGTGGGAGAGCACCAGAcctgcttccctctctcatccaccGCACCGTCCTTCTGATGTCAccggaggagggggaggaggcttCTTTTACCCCCCAGGCCCGACCCTGAGCCCCTGCTCTTCCTTCAGCCTGCAGGAGTCGGTGCTGGTCAGCCCCAGGTCCAGCTTCGCCTCCAGCACGGCCAGCGGCGGCGGAGGAGGGAGTCCCATGGGGAGCCGCTGCAGCAGCAACCGGACCAGCGGCATCAGTCTGGGCTATGACTCTCGCTACTCGGCCTCCGGAGGCCTCCCCCCACAGCAGCCGTTCTCCTCCCTGCAGACAGGGGGCTCCACTGCCGGGTATGGAGGTCCAGGCAGGGCCGGGGCGCCCACTGCCGAGGCCTGGACTCATTATCTGGAGGGAGGGGTGCCTCCGGGCGCCCACGATAGCCGGCACTCATACCCGCCTGCGGTGGGAAGTCCGGCGGCTGCGTGTTACCAGGCCGGTCCGGACTGGTGGGAGGAGCAGCGGGCAGGagccagaggggaggaggggggtgtgaCGGGAGAGAGGGCCCGCTACTCAGACCTGCCTGGGACCCGATACCAGGAGGAGCTGACCCGACTTCTACTGAGAGACGCAGTACTGGAAGGGGAGGGGCTCCTGGGGGGCCTGATGCTGAAAGAGCAGCCTCCTCCGATAAAAGCTATCTCCAAACCGACGGCGACAACGCTCGTGCCTGCCTCAGCCGGAGGGCCAGTCAAATCCCAGGAGGATCCAGGAGCCGGAAGAGAGGCCACAGAGAACCGCCAGGAGTTCTTTG GGACCTGCGTGAAGTGTGGGAAAGGCGTGTACGGGGCGGATAACGCCTGCCAGGCTCTGGACAACCTCTATCACACACGCTGCTTCACCTGTGTGTCCTGCG GACGCACCCTGAGAAACAAGGACTTTTACAATGTCAATGGCTCTGTGTACTGTAAAGAGGATTACATG TTTTCCGGtttccaggctgctgctgagaaGTGTAGCGTGTGCGGCCATCTTATTCTGGAACag ATCCTGCAGGCTCTTGGGAACTCGTACCACCCAGGCTGTTTCCGCTGTGTGGTGTGCTCCAAGGCTCTGGACGGCGTGCCGTTCACCGTCGACCACCACAGCAACATCTACTGTGTGGCGGACTACAACAA GACTTTTGCCCCAAAGTGCGCTGCCTGTTTACAGCCCATCTTACCTACTGAG GGCAGCGAGGAGATCCTCAGGGTCGTGTCTATGAACAAGGACTATCACTTTGAGTGCTACCACTGCGAG GAGTGTGGGAAGCAGCTCTCCGATAAGCCGGGCTCCCAGTGCTTCCCTCTGGactctcatctcctctgccACTCCTGTCACATGACCAGAGTGTGCGCCACACACAACATTCCccctcacaacacacactga
- the mrpl52 gene encoding large ribosomal subunit protein mL52 yields the protein MAAPIRTLCCSVLRQSSRTFSTTCGAQAGQKWRKEHGLSRSGSEYGPLTDLPDWSFADGTPAPPLKGQIRRKQEREVLARRIVMLNSEVDKGMEVWREKQEEARRVEEHKKSLLLKPKGKLLSKKKSKS from the exons ATGGCGGCCCCCATTAGGACGTTGTGCTGTTCAG tttTGAGACAGTCCAGCAGGACCTTCAGCACCACGTGTGGAGCACAGGCTGGGCAGAAATGGAGGAAAGA ACATGGACTTTCCCGTAGCGGCTCGGAATACGGACCTCTGACAGATCTGCCCGACTGGTCCTTTGCAG ATGGGACACCAGCACCTCCGCTGAAGGGACAAATCagaagaaagcaagagagggaggTTTTAGCA cgacGTATTGTGATGCTGAACTCAGAGGTGGATAAAGGGATGGAGgtgtggagagaaaaacaggaagaggccAGAAGAGTGGAGGAACACAAAAAGTCTCTCTTACTCAAACCTAAAGGGAAGCTATTATCAAAGAAAAAATCTAAAAGTTAG